Within the Taeniopygia guttata chromosome 15, bTaeGut7.mat, whole genome shotgun sequence genome, the region CCGGAAATCTGTGAAGAAGGGTTTCGACTTCACCCTGATGGTTGCAGGTGAGACTGGATGGAGGTGGCTGGGCCACATGGTGGGGGTATGTGGGGGGAACCAGCTCTCCTCGCTTCCCTTAGGTGCTCCCATAGCGCCTGGATCCTCCTCTCACTCTGTTCTGGTCCTTGTCTCAGGCCCTGCTTTgctccccagcctgtggcagtTTCCCCAGGAGGAACAGGCCCCTCCTGACCCCTCATAACTCACTCGAGGAAGCTTTTCCTGCAACAGTGACTGCTCTGGGTGCTGGAGGCAGGGCCAAACAGGGAccaagggaaaggaaggagaggaagaatgGGGAGCTGGGAGATCACATTTTTATGAGGATTGAGACATCTTGCAGCAAAAATCTTTCCACTACTGGAAAAATGTAGTGCCAATAAACAGCTCCTGACAGCTTGTCTCTCTTGCTTCCTCTGGCTCACAATTCAAAGCCTTGTTCAAAGTTTCATTTGTAAGTCAATTAGTGGGTCATGTTGCTTGCTTATTCCTCCTCCCCTTTGCGCTCTGTCAATTAGGAGAATCGGGCCTGGGCAAATCCACGCTGGTGAATAGCCTGTTCCTGACAGACCTCTACAAAGACAGAAAGCTCCTCAATGCAGAGGGTGAGTTGGGGGCAAAGCAGGGTGAATGGGACTGTCCTAAGGACTAGCACTTTGGTTCcttgcttcagcagcagctacAAGCTTGGCTGGATCACAGCCCTCTTGTTTGGCTCTGCTCTTCTTTGTGTCTGCTAAGGCACTAGAATTGAGCAAAAAGGGGTTTGGCTGTAGGGCATTTCTGTCCTTTGAAGGGAAGATGAAGCTACAGAGCAGCAATAGCCCTTTGGGAACAGATACTAAGATTTGTCATTTGTTCTTGGATGCTGGAGTATGGTAGGGATTCCCCTTCCCCAGTGACTGGACAAAATGTTGAGAACAGCTGGGCTACAGGCACTTCAGAGGTTTGTGTATCTTCTTGGAGTCTGTCTACCTGCTGCTGGCCCCTGCAGTACCACCCTCTTGAGGCTCCTTAGGGCATGATCTGGGGTTTTTGAAACCTGTGTTACTCCGTGTGGTCAGTGGTAAAAGGGAGCTGGCTTGTCATGGGTGTAGTGGGGATCCCCAGCAATACTGCCTGGCTTTAACTAACGTGCTCCTGTTCAAAGAGAGGATCAACCAGACAGTGGAGATCATCAAGCACACAGTGGACATTGAGGAGAAGGGTGTCAAGCTGAAGCTGACCATAGTGGACACACCAGGCTTTGGAGATGCTGTTAACAACACTGAGTGGTGAGCAGGGCATTGCTGCCTTCTTTTTTGTCCTTGACCTCAGAGTTATTAGGAGACAGGGGACACTACTGatgattttgttttgattgaATTGCTCTTCCCAGCTGGAAGCCCATCACTGACTACATTGACCAGCAGTTTGAACAGTATTTCCGTGATGAGAGTGGCCTGAACCGGAAGAACATCCAGGACAACCGAGTGCATTGCTGCCTCTACTTCATCTCGCCCTTTGGGCATGGGTGAGAGCCACACTCCAGGCCTGGGGGGTGACTAAGTCCAGAGGGAAGACCCTTGTGCCCCAGGATTGCCCTGTAGCAGCTTGTACACTGCCAGGGCTGTTTGCAGAAGAAAGGGGCAATGTCTGGATGTTCTCCCTCTGCTGAGCATCACAGCACTCCCTTCCTCTCACTGGCAGGACAGACTGCCTGTGAACAGACAACAGCAGATCTCCCTCAGGCCTTACAGCCTGATTTgaaaatcagaagaaataatGCCATGCCGACTTGCATGTTCCTATCTAGCTAAGCTGGACTGATGTGTAGGAAAGGGAGCTTTAAGCTGCTTTCAGTCCCTGCCCCTTGCTGACTCGTGTCAGCCtagcctggagcagctgaaggggCTATGTTGGCTGCCTGTGCTACAGGACAGCTGGAGGGAGACCCCAGGCTGTGACCTGGGCAGTGTTTGGCCTGCAAGGGAGCAAATACCCAGCCAGTGTCTGTATGAGACACTCGGCAGCTAAAATTGGAGACAGCTTTCCTGGAGGTACAGCCCTAGCTGAGGgctgtcccagtgctgctgcaggctctTGTGACAGTGCTGTCCTTTTCCCTTTGTGCTTGGTGGGTGAGAGAGGCTGGAGGGGGAGCTGCCCAGTGTGTCTTTGCTAACAGTGTCCCTcatccctgctgcaggctgaggCCTGTGGATGTTGAGTTCATGAAGGCTCTGCATGAGAAGGTCAACATTGTGCCCCTGATTGCCAAAGCTGACTGCCTGATCCCCTCCGAGATCCGGAAGCTGAAAGAGAGGGTGAGATGCTCTTTCTGTACGGGGTTATACCTGAAGCAGTGTCAGGGATCAgctgcgggggggggggggcagatAGAGATACATGTATTTATGTGTCTGTACAGCgtgtttgtgtgtatatatatatacacatatacagtGTCTGCACATACAGCTGCAGCCatgctctgctctcagcagagagGATGACTGTAGAAGAAACATCAAATCTTTTTGCCCATCTGTAGGCTATAGCAAACCGTGGTAGCACAAACAGAATAAACCCAGGATTTCTGTATTGTTCAGTTTTACATCCTCTTGGTTTTGTCTTGCATGGACATAGATCCGGGAAGAGATCGACAAATTTGGCATTAAAGTGTATCAGTTTCCTGAGTGTGACTCTGATGAAGATGAGGAGTTCAAGCAGCAAGACAGAGAGCTGAAGGTAAGGAATCTGCTCAGCAGGGTCTGGGGAATCAGATTCCTGGGTATGTGGGTTAGTGCAGAAGgagccagagctgccctgctTGTGCTGAAGACCTGTGCTACTGCTACCCAGGGAATAGCCTTGACTCATGTGGTAGATGCCCTGGAGAAGATGCTGATGTCCTTGCTGGTGCCATGAAGTCAAGTGTGGTGTGAACTCACAgcccttctctctctttctctctctctctctaaacTCACTGCTCTCcctccaggcagtgccagtcTTTCCTCCATCTGCCCCAGCCTGTATGTTTGAGATGAAAGCTGGGTTGTACAGCAGTTCTGAGCTTCTGTTTGTGGATGATGCCATCAGCAAGCAGGAGAGATTTTTGAGTGATTAGGCACCACTGTGACACATCAGTTGCATTGGGGGACACAACATGATCCTACAGGCACATCTGGAGGCCCCAGCAGCCCAGTCCTCACTGCCTCCCAAGCCTGTGTGTGCATGCAGTACGGCCTTGTTTCTCCTGTCAGAGGGGGGCAATGGGCTTTGACTCCCTTCAGAGCAGACAGGAGCACAGACTCCACATTCCTGTTCTTGGCATACATTGTTCCTTGCTTGGTGTCCCAGCCTCTTTGCTTTCTTGTAGAGCTTCCCCTTAATGAAGGGATGCAGGCACGTGCAGAGACACAGCTTCCCTCAGGACAGCTGAGCTCAGGCTGGGAACTGGGCTGCTTGTACATCCCAGTGCTTTAGGCTTTTCTCTGCAACTGGGTTGAGGTGCTGTGCTCTGTGGCGTGTGTGGATGTCCCTGTGCCTTTCCTACCAGCACCTTCCTCCTGCTGTTCTGCTGTGCCTGAGCTTGGCCCCTGGAGAAGGGATCCATGCCAGccggggctgagctgggctcagcGGTGCCTCTCGTTCCAGGAGAGCGCTCCCTTCGCCGTCATCGGCAGCAACACCGTGGTGGAGGCGAAAGGCCAGCGGGTCCGTGGCCGGCTCTATCCCTGGGGCATTGTGGAAGGTAAGCATGGAgcctgggagcactgggaggaggagcaggtagGGACGGGGCAAGGACAGACAGGAATTTCCAACACAGAGGGCaggggagagctggggctgtctGGGCCACCTTTGGCACATGGCAGGGGACAAGGTAGGGTAAAGACAGAGGCACTGGGACTGGCTCAGGAGGTCTGTGTTACTGGGAGTGTATCAATAACCCTCCCATTGCAGACTGAGGAAGAGAGGCTCCAGTGTGAATTGATGAATACCTAAGCTTTAATGTGCACTAGGACATGGCTTCTTATTAAGCTTCTTATTAAGTTTATTTTCTGGGGAGAAGCTGTTGCTTTCAGCCAAACAATCAGAAACCCTCGTGCactccctcctgtgctgctgctcctgtgagTGCTGGAATTGCTGGGCTGGAGGCTGTGCTGATGCACAGTGTTTGTCTCCAACTTTCTTCCCTTCTAAAGGGAGAAATTTCATAAAGCCCTTAGGCAGAATAACCCTGGAAtggcttttgctgctgttgctgaTTTGCCCTTGCTGGTTTGTTGCTTTAAGACCTTGCAGCTTTAGATCCCAAAAGCTTGTGTTTGCACTCatgggctggtgctggctgcttGGGCTGCTCAGCTGTTGGCTCTGCTCCCTCAGTGGCTCCAGAGGGTCATGTGCCTGTTAGGATGCTGGCATTTGGCAGAAGGATCAACTTTGTGAATCCCTGTGCCTGATACAGTTGGttttccccagccctgcagagaggcAAATGGAGAtcatcacagcagcacagtgctTCCCACAGCGCTGTCTGGAGCTAGGCTCCCCATGGCAACAGCAGCTCTCAGCTTCCATTGCCTGTTCTTGGCTTTGCCCCTCAGGGGCTAATTTTGTCTACAGGGGCCTTTTGATAAGTCCTAGATTCTGATCAGACAAGTAATTTACCTCCAGCACCAGCTGTGCTCACTGTGGTTCTAACAGTGACATCCCATTAGATGTGATCCtctctcagggctctgctgtATGTGCTTGATTAATTCTTTTACACAGAAAAGGTCCTGGGACCACGGTGCCTTCAGCAGCCTGGCCTCAGTGTTGAGAAGTGCAGAGCACCATTGAGGCCTGTGCCATGGCAGTGGCAGGTGATGATGAGGAAGGAGCCCTGGGTGGGGTTTTAGTCCAGTCCGTGTGTCCAGGAGCTGAGAAGGGGCTCCTTGGAGAGGCCTGGTGAGATGTGATATCCAGGCACTCTCCCGTTGTTGCTTCCACAGTGGAAAACCAGGCACACTGCGACTTTGTGAAGCTGCGGAACATGCTGATCCGGACACACATGCACGACCTGAAGGACGTCACTTGCGATGTCCACTACGAGAACTACCGAGCTCAGTGCATCCAGCAAATGACCAGGTGGGTCCCCACCTCTGGTGGGAGAGGTCTGGCACCTTCTGTGGAGCTGGGGTTGCTCTCACAACAGTTCATTGGTCAGGAGGCTGTGGATCTGCTGGGGActtgctgggctgcagcctccaggAATGGCACTGGTAACTAAAATAGCAAATCCAAGCATGTTTCCCACAGCCTGAACCCAAGGCAGGAATGCTTCTGAGAATCCACATTCCTGTCTGAGGATTCCCCATGCAGCTATAAAGAAACAGGCCTGGAGATTCTTTTGAAGAGCTGTTTCTAGCAGTGGATGAAATACATCCAGCCTAATAAAATGGGATAAACCATCTCTCTGGTGAGGGATAGCTGTGTGCATTGCTGAGCAGGAATGCATTCTGTGGTCTGCAGTTATGTCTAAATAATAACATGACCCTTGGGATGCTGCTGTTTCTCAGGCAACAGGGCCCAGGAATTAGTAAGACAACACATCTTCAAAGATTTCTCTGCATTGTCTTCCCTTTGCATTTGATGCTCTGTGGTTTTAGTCAGAATGatcagaaaacagaagagagaACACTCACAGGCTTCTCATTTGAGACCTCtacttttccttctcccttccaTGACGGATATACTGGTGAAAAAACTTGGGTTTAAGTAGGTCTTGGCTCCTCTGTTGTGAACCATTCCCTTCActtcctgccagccctggctggtAGCTCTGTGCTGCCACATTGCAGAGCAGAATGGCTGTGCTTCAGCAAGGAGCAGTGCTGCATGTGTGCCAACGTGCAGGTTGGCACGGTCTCCTGACACGCAGTGTATCCCTGTACTTTTGCATAGCAGACAAGCCTGTTTTTTCAGCAGCAAGTATATGGAATCCCAAAATAACTATGTTAAATGCTAGAGCTGGGTGAACAGTGTCACAGCTGCTATTTAGGTAGGCTGTGTGTCTATTAAAAGAAGAGCACAGTGAAAAAGTGGTTGCTATGCCTAGAGAAAGCTTCAGTTTGGTACCGTTTCTCATGCCATGATTAGTTCCTTGCCAGCGAGCAAGTTTCATAAAACCAGTACAGGGCCATTTCTAGGGCAGTTGTTTTTGTAGGAGAGCCTAAGCTCCAAGGCTGGAATTGTCTCAATAATGAACCAATGGTGACTCCAAGTGGTGAATATGTGCAAGTGGCATCATGAAATTCCAATTTCAGCCCAGTCTTTTTTGGCTACTGCCATTCCCTCCTCATCTACTGAGAGCGCCtgtcttttgaaagaaaataatctccTTCCTGTGTCCCCTACCTGCATTCATGGGCACCTCAGCCCTCAGAGccatgctgctgtgctgtgcctgtcTCGTGTCCCCCACTTCCTGAACAGGAGGTCTCATTCTCCATCCAGGTGCATGCCACAGCTCTGGACTAGATTGCCCTATGGCCCCTCCACTTGTTTGGGTGTGTGATGCTGCATTACTGGTGGCTCTACCACGGGGAGTGTCAGTCATTGTGTGGTGACACCAAAGCCAGCCATCCTGGACCACAAGTGACTGTTCTTCCCCCTCTTTCCATCTCTAGCAAGCTGACTCAGGACAACAGGATAGAAAGCCCCATTCCTATCCTGCCTCTCCCAACACCAGACacagagacagagaagctgaTTAAGATGAAGGATGAGGAGGTGAGTACCATTTCTGCCTGTCCCTCCTGGATATTGGAGCTGGAATCCCAGGAGTTTCTCCAGAGTTGCCCCATACAGGCAGTCCTGAGGCTTCCCACTTCTGTGGGCTCCTGGGGTGGAGGACTGTTGAAAAGGTTAAAAGCTGTGTCTTCTCTGTCAGGGAAACATAGCTCCCTTCCACCTCAGACACAGGTACCTCTGTGCTCAGGCAGGAGTTAATACTCCCTGAGGGATCCCCTTGTCAGCTCCAAGGGGTTCCCAAGTCTGGATCCACTGGTCCCTTTCTGACTCTCTctcctgtgtctcctgcagCTACGGCGGATGCAAGAGATGCTGCAGAAGATGCAGCAGCAGATGCAGGACCAGTGAGAGGCAGGTACCTGGAGGGCAGAAGGGATCCCCCAGTGACCATCTGAGACCTAGCAAGAGCTGTGAACATTTAGAAAAGGTTTCCTATTGTATAGAGACTTGTGGGCAAGAGCTGCACCCGCACCCTCTAATTTAttagcagcagtgctggctttTTGACCAGCTGGATTGTGGAGGAGGCTGTTCACTTAACAGTTTACtgatgtgtattttttttttttttaataattattctttcatttattttttcctttttttttttaagaagctaGCCTGGAACATCTCTAAGGCAtcctaaaaataagaaaagaaaaagtctcCCTTTCCTATGTACTAATCTCTTGTTTGGGAATGCTCTGGTATTTGAAATCCTGGTTTCTCTGGTGTACAGACTTAGAGTATCTGTGTCAATGCACGTAAGTGTTTACTCCCAACTGAGGTGCTGTGCCTGAGTCCCCGTTCCCCTTGTCTGAGGCCAGCACAAGCATTGTAAAGGCAGCCATACCCTCCTGTGAGTTTGACCTGTGCTGCTTGGGCTTCTCAGCCTGGGGACAGTGCTGGCCCAGGGAactggggctgggggtttctctgtgcaCTGACCTGCTCAGGAGTCCTGATGATTGCCTGGTATCCTGTCCaggtttttatgggttttttgtttagttggttggttttgttcttcCTAGCAAGAAAACTCCAGGATGTTTGCACTGAACAGCAAAAGACTGAGTGCCTCGAGGCTGGTTACAAGAAAACTGTTCTTAGTTACATCTTTCTGGCAAAGGAGTTGTTGACTATTGCCTGCAAAGAGGTGATTGGAGTGAGCCCTTTCCCTGCCATGGTTTCTTCCCACAGCAGGCTGGAGGCATTGGTAGAGGAACCCTAATGCCCTGCAGTAGCTGGGTGAGGGTGTTTCCTGGTTTAGCTCTGGTCACCACTTGCAGTGTGTCTTCAGTGTCTGCTCTGAAAAGCACTGTGGCAGCCAGAGCACTTGCCAAGACTGCTTTGGAGGGGGTAGAAACCCTAGGGCTGAAATCCAACCCAAAATGCAGACCTGTCCCTACCCCTAGGCTTTACAGTCCTACAAGCACATTGCTGGCTCCAAGCTTCTCCTGGGGGAAGGGGCAGTTTTTGTAGGCTTGTATCCAAGATCTTCAGGCAGTCTGTGTGGGCAGGTGTTGGGTCAGCCTGGCAGGTGCAGAGCTGTCATTGAGtggggctgagcacagcccagcaggctTGGCTCTTGCTCCCCTGCCTTTCCCCTGGGCATTCAgcccttctccccctccttATTCCTTGGCTCTTCCTGCCCTAGTGCTGGGAAGGCTGGTGGGTCTGCTGGGCAGAGATAAAAGCACTCTTTGGGTAGCAGCTCCTGTCCTGTTCTTGTTTCCTGCAGTATTTTTAACTTGAGTccagccagagcagagccctggagTGTGATGTGCCTGACAGGGCAGGGCTCATCAGTAACACTGCCACACTCACAGGAGTCAGGGCTGTTGGAGGGGGAGACACTTGGCTCTTCCCTCTGACTCCAGGGAGTGCAGCCATGGGCTGGGCCCTTCTGCTCCTTGGCTGACTCCTCtgccccctttccccttttgtaTCTGTTCCTCCATCTCTGGATCTCCCCAGTAGATCTCCCTGGGTAGGAAGCACAGTGTTGGCCAGGAATGGGCAGGCCCTGGATTCTGTTACTAGCCACTGCATTTGTCTGATTCCTCCCTGGGGCTTTGGAATCCCCGTCGGGGTTTGTCCAGGTCCCTGGTGAGTAGGTTGGCTGGTTCCAGTTATTCACTGTACAGAGCCTCTGCTTAGCCAGAGCATGGACTGTAGGGGCAGGAGAGAGACCCTGGCACCATGTGGAAGGACAAAGTAAGGATGACACAACTGTGCAAGCTGAGCAAGAGTAGTGTTCAACaatgttcaggttttttgtttttttttttcatgctccCCTGTTTTGGACTCATAAGTGGCAGTGCCATTCTAGGAGAGCAGAAGGATTCAGCTTGATTTCAGTAACATGAAGGACTGAGGCACCTGAGAGGAAGTATAACCTTTCTTTGCATTATGTGCTTACTTGAGCAGTGGAGTAGCCTGAAACAGGAGCTTCCTCCAGGTTTTCCAGAAAGGTGGACAGCTGAGTTCTCAGCTTTGTCTGTGCTAACACAAAAGGAAACATCTTGAAGTACCTATCCCCTCTTTTCTTACACTAATCTTGGTGAGGAGGATGTTGTGTTGCAAATGAGCCTTGTTTACCTGGAGATTTTCCTCTTTCAAACAGATTCATTCCTAGAAGATAAAGGAGACCTTTTCCCTTTAGCATGGACATAGAGCAGCTGACACCTTTCATGCTGGGCTGTGCACAGAGGTGCTGTGTGCTGGTGAAAGCTCAGGGTACACTGGTCACAGGCAGGGTTGCTGAGGGTGGATCTGCCCATCCCTCCACGTGGGGAAGTCTCCATCAGCTCAGTGCATGTGCCTCCTACATCAAGTCAAGGATCACAAGCCTGTCCTCCACAGAGAGCTGAAGCCTTTGGCTACCAGCTGGCAAAGATGGTTCAAGTTGCATttaggaaaaaacacacaagagTGAGGCACCAGAGATGGCTTCTACGGGGGGGTGATGGTACCACTGAAATCATGTCTCTGTAGGATGTTCCCTGGCCAGAATTTAGGGACTGCTTGGAAAGGGATTAGAGACTGATTctgggggacatcaggggtTCAGATTCTGGCCTGAAAGGTGGAATCTGTTCATTTAAGGAGTGTGTTGTACTGTGGCATCAATTCTCACAGTAAGTGGAGAAGAGACTCCTGAACACAGGGAGCTTAGCCATGTGGCTCTGGCACTGAGAAGTGTGGATAGGGAAGTAATTTAACACCTCCCCTCACAACCCTCCACAGCCTCACATACAATCCCTGCACCCCCTGGCACATTCCCATGTCTCTGCCAAGCTTTGCCCTGCTGAGTGAGTGGCTGCAGGGATGGTGTCCCACTCCACAGCTatcccaggctgcagctggggctgttgGTACATCTTGGCCCCTGTGCCTGACAGGATGGATCCATGGCATGAACCCCTTGTGTGCCACTGCTGTGCTGGTCCTGCCTGTGCAGTCTTTGCTGCCTCCTTGCATGCCTCCCCTCAAAGGAGGGGCTCCCACTCGTCGTGCTCTGCAATGGCAttccctgctcttcctcacaAACTCTGCTGTGCTTTAATGCTGCCTTGCTCCTGCCATGCACCTTCCTCACCCCCTGCTCCATTCCTAGGCTCTATGTTTCCTGTCCATCTGTTGGgttattataattatatttttttgtaaatttctGTTTGAACATTTTGTCATTgtgaacaaagaaaatgaaaccttttaaacatatccattttattaaatgattattgttattattattaatgtttACTACCTGAATTGATCAgtgaaataaatacattcaAAAATCCAACctctttctgtttaattttcatCCCCCTTGAGCAGAATTGGTGATACATTATAGGCAGGAGAGAGCAAAACTGACCCTGTTTCTCCTTTTATCTAATTCAGTCAGAGCAGGTTTCAGGCAGTTTTCCTGCATGGGATTTCTGGCCTGTTTATTCCAGAAGCTAGCAAGAGGATCTTGAAGGTTCTTCTATATCCAAGCTTCCCCTAGGAGTG harbors:
- the SEPTIN5 gene encoding septin-5 isoform X4 — its product is MVPEKTRAAQDETSEEQRSGKTPDHEKQYVGFATLPNQVHRKSVKKGFDFTLMVAGESGLGKSTLVNSLFLTDLYKDRKLLNAEERINQTVEIIKHTVDIEEKGVKLKLTIVDTPGFGDAVNNTECWKPITDYIDQQFEQYFRDESGLNRKNIQDNRVHCCLYFISPFGHGLRPVDVEFMKALHEKVNIVPLIAKADCLIPSEIRKLKERIREEIDKFGIKVYQFPECDSDEDEEFKQQDRELKESAPFAVIGSNTVVEAKGQRVRGRLYPWGIVEVENQAHCDFVKLRNMLIRTHMHDLKDVTCDVHYENYRAQCIQQMTSKLTQDNRIESPIPILPLPTPDTETEKLIKMKDEELRRMQEMLQKMQQQMQDQ
- the SEPTIN5 gene encoding septin-5 isoform X5, with product MAENQDHEKQYVGFATLPNQVHRKSVKKGFDFTLMVAGESGLGKSTLVNSLFLTDLYKDRKLLNAEERINQTVEIIKHTVDIEEKGVKLKLTIVDTPGFGDAVNNTECWKPITDYIDQQFEQYFRDESGLNRKNIQDNRVHCCLYFISPFGHGLRPVDVEFMKALHEKVNIVPLIAKADCLIPSEIRKLKERIREEIDKFGIKVYQFPECDSDEDEEFKQQDRELKESAPFAVIGSNTVVEAKGQRVRGRLYPWGIVEVENQAHCDFVKLRNMLIRTHMHDLKDVTCDVHYENYRAQCIQQMTSKLTQDNRIESPIPILPLPTPDTETEKLIKMKDEELRRMQEMLQKMQQQMQDQ
- the SEPTIN5 gene encoding septin-5 isoform X2; translated protein: MSLPFRSVITAASGALWALSNSPHFSNLVFSVLSCLSGLWGGETTLLQLWEDHEKQYVGFATLPNQVHRKSVKKGFDFTLMVAGESGLGKSTLVNSLFLTDLYKDRKLLNAEERINQTVEIIKHTVDIEEKGVKLKLTIVDTPGFGDAVNNTECWKPITDYIDQQFEQYFRDESGLNRKNIQDNRVHCCLYFISPFGHGLRPVDVEFMKALHEKVNIVPLIAKADCLIPSEIRKLKERIREEIDKFGIKVYQFPECDSDEDEEFKQQDRELKESAPFAVIGSNTVVEAKGQRVRGRLYPWGIVEVENQAHCDFVKLRNMLIRTHMHDLKDVTCDVHYENYRAQCIQQMTSKLTQDNRIESPIPILPLPTPDTETEKLIKMKDEELRRMQEMLQKMQQQMQDQ
- the SEPTIN5 gene encoding septin-5 isoform X7 produces the protein MSTGMRYKSKLVNPEEKQDHEKQYVGFATLPNQVHRKSVKKGFDFTLMVAGESGLGKSTLVNSLFLTDLYKDRKLLNAEERINQTVEIIKHTVDIEEKGVKLKLTIVDTPGFGDAVNNTECWKPITDYIDQQFEQYFRDESGLNRKNIQDNRVHCCLYFISPFGHGLRPVDVEFMKALHEKVNIVPLIAKADCLIPSEIRKLKERIREEIDKFGIKVYQFPECDSDEDEEFKQQDRELKESAPFAVIGSNTVVEAKGQRVRGRLYPWGIVEVENQAHCDFVKLRNMLIRTHMHDLKDVTCDVHYENYRAQCIQQMTSKLTQDNRIESPIPILPLPTPDTETEKLIKMKDEELRRMQEMLQKMQQQMQDQ
- the SEPTIN5 gene encoding septin-5 isoform X1 encodes the protein MSTRTAVWGLYLNPAFWGLCGSLRPSPTQPEAALSLLRAGFLQQTFVLAASGGDHEKQYVGFATLPNQVHRKSVKKGFDFTLMVAGESGLGKSTLVNSLFLTDLYKDRKLLNAEERINQTVEIIKHTVDIEEKGVKLKLTIVDTPGFGDAVNNTECWKPITDYIDQQFEQYFRDESGLNRKNIQDNRVHCCLYFISPFGHGLRPVDVEFMKALHEKVNIVPLIAKADCLIPSEIRKLKERIREEIDKFGIKVYQFPECDSDEDEEFKQQDRELKESAPFAVIGSNTVVEAKGQRVRGRLYPWGIVEVENQAHCDFVKLRNMLIRTHMHDLKDVTCDVHYENYRAQCIQQMTSKLTQDNRIESPIPILPLPTPDTETEKLIKMKDEELRRMQEMLQKMQQQMQDQ
- the SEPTIN5 gene encoding septin-5 isoform X3; its protein translation is MDSIIIQERLVERLLSPRTQAQRSHPGKLKDHEKQYVGFATLPNQVHRKSVKKGFDFTLMVAGESGLGKSTLVNSLFLTDLYKDRKLLNAEERINQTVEIIKHTVDIEEKGVKLKLTIVDTPGFGDAVNNTECWKPITDYIDQQFEQYFRDESGLNRKNIQDNRVHCCLYFISPFGHGLRPVDVEFMKALHEKVNIVPLIAKADCLIPSEIRKLKERIREEIDKFGIKVYQFPECDSDEDEEFKQQDRELKESAPFAVIGSNTVVEAKGQRVRGRLYPWGIVEVENQAHCDFVKLRNMLIRTHMHDLKDVTCDVHYENYRAQCIQQMTSKLTQDNRIESPIPILPLPTPDTETEKLIKMKDEELRRMQEMLQKMQQQMQDQ
- the SEPTIN5 gene encoding septin-5 isoform X6 yields the protein MVAGESGLGKSTLVNSLFLTDLYKDRKLLNAEERINQTVEIIKHTVDIEEKGVKLKLTIVDTPGFGDAVNNTECWKPITDYIDQQFEQYFRDESGLNRKNIQDNRVHCCLYFISPFGHGLRPVDVEFMKALHEKVNIVPLIAKADCLIPSEIRKLKERIREEIDKFGIKVYQFPECDSDEDEEFKQQDRELKESAPFAVIGSNTVVEAKGQRVRGRLYPWGIVEVENQAHCDFVKLRNMLIRTHMHDLKDVTCDVHYENYRAQCIQQMTSKLTQDNRIESPIPILPLPTPDTETEKLIKMKDEELRRMQEMLQKMQQQMQDQ